A genomic stretch from Desulfolutivibrio sulfodismutans DSM 3696 includes:
- a CDS encoding Lhr family helicase, whose product MPLSRLTPFLAAIQGVAPRGESAEALFERLRRLTCLSLPASLWEAEVLPARMAGYAPEILDEVLRHGGLSWRGSGPERVSFAFPGDLDLLVADDGRDRPPVTPVEASGDMPGDTPGDLPGVLPGVLSGDMSDGLDALFPDPLAAYDFSALLRRSGLRPGELAARLWAAVWRGEVENSAFEALRHGLHHDFRLPELSVGGAGGGSGGGSGRPLAGLPPGRTALPRAGRERVSRGRQACWRAAMPQTGMWRRVAPSPAAQDRLEAEEQARERARLLLDRYGVVFRDMLVRESGPFQWGAAFRALRLLELSGEAVSGRFFDGPAGLQFLSHRGLAVFRRLFGADADGRGSAAPGRDVFWLCALDPAAPVLAGLVLPGEGAPRRPPRRAEGTHLAFCGGELALVSEGRGKDLFIGPGPDDPATPELFAPLAHLLTRREKPVRRVAVVRINGRPAATSPYRPALSRVFQATADHKGLSLTLGQS is encoded by the coding sequence GTGCCCCTGTCCCGGTTGACGCCTTTTCTGGCCGCCATCCAGGGGGTTGCCCCCAGAGGCGAGTCCGCCGAGGCCCTTTTCGAGCGGCTGCGGCGGCTGACCTGCCTGTCCCTGCCCGCCAGCCTGTGGGAGGCCGAGGTGCTGCCCGCCCGGATGGCCGGATATGCACCGGAGATCCTGGACGAGGTGTTGCGGCACGGGGGCCTGTCGTGGCGGGGAAGCGGCCCGGAGCGCGTGAGCTTTGCCTTTCCCGGCGATCTCGATCTGCTTGTGGCGGACGACGGCCGGGACAGGCCCCCGGTTACGCCCGTGGAAGCGTCCGGGGATATGCCCGGGGATACGCCTGGAGATTTACCCGGAGTTCTGCCCGGGGTTCTGTCCGGAGATATGTCTGACGGGCTGGACGCGCTTTTCCCCGATCCCCTGGCCGCCTATGATTTTTCCGCGCTGCTGCGCCGCTCGGGGCTGCGTCCGGGGGAGTTGGCCGCCAGGCTGTGGGCGGCGGTGTGGCGCGGGGAGGTGGAAAACTCTGCCTTTGAGGCCCTGCGCCACGGCCTGCATCACGATTTTCGGCTACCGGAACTGTCCGTCGGGGGGGCTGGCGGTGGGTCCGGCGGCGGGTCCGGTCGGCCGCTGGCGGGACTGCCGCCGGGGCGCACGGCGCTTCCCCGGGCTGGCCGGGAGCGGGTCAGCCGGGGACGGCAGGCCTGCTGGCGTGCAGCCATGCCGCAAACGGGGATGTGGCGGCGCGTGGCCCCGTCCCCGGCCGCACAGGACCGGCTGGAGGCCGAGGAACAGGCCCGGGAGCGGGCCCGGCTGCTTTTGGACCGCTACGGTGTGGTTTTTCGGGACATGCTGGTCCGGGAGTCGGGGCCGTTTCAGTGGGGGGCGGCGTTTCGGGCCCTGCGGCTTCTGGAACTGTCGGGGGAGGCCGTGTCCGGACGGTTTTTCGACGGCCCGGCCGGGTTGCAGTTCCTCTCCCACCGGGGGCTGGCGGTTTTCAGGCGGCTGTTCGGCGCGGATGCGGATGGCCGCGGCAGTGCCGCCCCGGGCCGGGATGTGTTTTGGCTGTGCGCCCTGGACCCGGCCGCGCCCGTCCTGGCCGGACTCGTCCTGCCCGGGGAGGGCGCGCCCCGAAGGCCGCCGCGCCGGGCCGAGGGGACGCATCTGGCCTTTTGCGGCGGGGAGCTGGCGCTTGTCTCCGAGGGCCGGGGCAAGGATCTCTTCATCGGCCCGGGGCCGGACGATCCCGCCACGCCGGAGCTTTTCGCGCCCCTGGCGCATCTGCTGACCCGGCGTGAAAAACCCGTCCGGCGGGTGGCCGTGGTTCGCATAAACGGCCGACCCGCCGCGACAAGTCCCTATCGCCCGGCGCTTTCGCGGGTGTTCCAGGCCACGGCGGACCACAAGGGCTTAAGCCTGACCCTGGGCCAGTCCTGA
- a CDS encoding zinc ribbon domain-containing protein, producing MYMKQIEQLVVLQKVDDEIVLLEEELTTAPKEVSTLEAKLQVLEEEGSVLGEKIQFLTEQQKRLDGEIETDSLRLKKSKNKLMMVGNNKEYHAMMREMDNLEKQNRTREEEKSAVSEELSRQLDARRDLDERLSALMAELDTAKAGLDARMSDAKGRLDELASLRGQAGDAVPLPVLKRYEFIRSRLKNPVIVPVTAGICSGCHISIPPQSFIELQKGVQILSCPNCQRLIYWSNHVPAEEPAETAPAEAAQEA from the coding sequence ATGTACATGAAACAAATCGAACAACTGGTGGTTTTGCAAAAGGTCGACGACGAAATCGTCCTGCTTGAAGAAGAACTCACCACGGCCCCCAAGGAGGTCTCCACTCTGGAGGCCAAATTGCAGGTTCTCGAAGAGGAAGGCAGCGTCCTTGGCGAGAAAATCCAGTTTTTGACCGAACAGCAAAAGCGCCTGGACGGAGAAATCGAGACCGACTCCCTGCGCCTGAAAAAGAGCAAGAACAAGCTCATGATGGTCGGCAACAACAAAGAATACCACGCCATGATGCGGGAGATGGACAATCTGGAAAAACAGAACCGCACCCGCGAGGAAGAAAAGTCCGCCGTCAGCGAGGAGCTTTCGCGCCAGCTCGACGCCCGCCGCGACCTGGACGAGCGCCTGTCCGCGCTTATGGCCGAACTGGATACGGCCAAGGCCGGGCTCGACGCGCGCATGTCCGACGCCAAGGGCCGTCTGGACGAACTGGCCTCCCTGCGCGGCCAGGCCGGAGACGCCGTGCCCCTTCCGGTGCTCAAACGCTATGAATTCATCCGCTCGCGCTTGAAAAACCCGGTCATCGTCCCGGTCACCGCCGGCATCTGCTCCGGCTGCCATATCAGCATTCCGCCCCAGTCGTTTATCGAACTGCAAAAGGGCGTGCAGATTTTAAGCTGCCCCAACTGCCAACGCCTGATCTACTGGAGCAACCATGTGCCCGCCGAGGAACCCGCTGAAACGGCCCCGGCCGAGGCAGCCCAGGAGGCCTAG
- a CDS encoding DEAD/DEAH box helicase, with protein MSSLDLFDPLVAAWFRERLGTPTAVQAEAWERVARGEHVLVAAETGSGKTLAAFLHVINSLLTGGMPTGGLRALYVSPLKALGADVRENLAGPLAELRRRFQAAGRAVPEVRVMTRSGDTPQSQRRTMARRPPEILVTTPESLHLLLTSLGGRAMLGGVRLVILDEIHAVAGNRRGTLVSLGVERLAFLCGEFQRVALSATARPEEVLARFVGGYRLTGDAGHLAHTPRPVSVVRGTPVKPLTVTVRVPERTGERTPGDFYEPYAAAWREMLFANRTTAYFIDSRRLCEKVARLINAEADPPLVYPHHGSLSREVRRAVEKRLKAGTLRGVVATGSLELGIDVGDLDAVALIQTPPCISAAVQRVGRSGHRVGATRQGVFFPLSDLETALAGVMARAVAAGDIEDISVVMRPLDVLAQVILSMTAHEAVSVDRLFEQVRCAAPYHDLPRRQFDLVLSMLAGRYGESRPRELAARVFHDRVAGTVRARPGAALAIYASGGVIPDRGTFTARVAGEGPSRGVVAELDEEFVFEARLGQAFAAGGQGWRIERITPAEVLVSPAPAASAAPPFWHGDQRGWDAHFASRVGEFFQWAEERLGRGAGADDPDFLADLARDYHLEPHAARVLAGALAAQRKATRAPLPHPAHIVVEHTATGPGGVPGRQTILHMPLGLRVNRTMALVLEAAYADRLGQEVRSHAANEGVALVCPDASGDMDAQRLFSLVSPADVEGLLRRRLEGSQEFGAAFREAAWRSLVLGRSKIGRRMPLWITRLASQKLFAAVRDLADFPLVIEAWRTCLTERFDVPGLVRVLAGLQSGGVAWTETRTVLQSPLARDMVWRVVAGFMYAGDQSGSPAATGVSPDLVAEAAVDAALRPQATAEAVARLGELVRRTAPGHSPGSGEELLQHAVERLAIPLGEWQALLQAMSRDHGLSPGDLERQLSDRLVRIPLSGGEPRAGMLVVAVENLPRLRAARILDGPPAAPVLPSAPDADETPDLADLPELSELDDAPNAEDTAIEVLAEWLRFYGPVDPDFASRTLGLAPGRGQAMLSALVRDGSLVVGRLVSGGGSGDVCDTANFERLLRLGRSLAAPGCGPCPCPG; from the coding sequence ATGTCATCCCTCGACCTCTTCGACCCCCTGGTCGCGGCCTGGTTCCGGGAGCGGCTGGGGACGCCCACGGCCGTGCAGGCCGAGGCCTGGGAGCGGGTGGCCCGGGGCGAGCATGTGCTGGTGGCGGCCGAGACCGGCAGCGGCAAGACCCTGGCCGCCTTCCTGCATGTCATAAACTCCCTGTTGACCGGCGGGATGCCCACGGGCGGGCTGCGGGCGTTGTATGTCTCGCCGCTTAAGGCCCTTGGCGCGGACGTGCGCGAGAACCTGGCCGGGCCCCTGGCGGAACTGCGCCGTCGGTTCCAGGCCGCCGGACGGGCTGTCCCCGAGGTGCGGGTCATGACCCGCAGCGGCGACACCCCCCAGTCCCAGCGGCGCACCATGGCCCGCCGTCCCCCCGAGATCCTGGTCACCACCCCGGAAAGCCTGCATCTTCTGCTCACCTCCCTTGGCGGCCGGGCCATGCTTGGCGGGGTGCGGCTGGTGATTCTCGACGAGATCCACGCCGTGGCCGGAAACCGGCGGGGGACGCTTGTGAGCCTTGGCGTGGAGCGGCTGGCCTTCCTGTGCGGGGAGTTCCAGCGGGTGGCCCTGTCGGCCACGGCCAGGCCCGAGGAGGTTCTGGCCCGGTTCGTGGGCGGCTACCGGCTCACGGGCGATGCGGGGCATCTTGCGCATACGCCGCGTCCCGTGTCCGTGGTCCGGGGAACCCCGGTCAAGCCGCTGACGGTGACGGTGCGGGTTCCCGAGCGCACAGGCGAGCGCACCCCGGGGGATTTTTACGAGCCCTATGCCGCTGCCTGGCGGGAGATGCTTTTCGCCAACCGGACCACGGCCTATTTCATCGACAGCCGCCGGTTGTGCGAGAAGGTGGCCAGGCTGATCAATGCCGAGGCCGATCCGCCCCTGGTCTATCCCCACCACGGCTCCCTGTCCCGGGAGGTGCGCCGGGCCGTGGAAAAGCGCCTCAAGGCCGGGACGCTGCGCGGCGTGGTGGCCACGGGGTCGCTGGAACTGGGCATTGATGTGGGCGATCTGGACGCGGTGGCCCTGATCCAGACCCCGCCGTGCATTTCCGCCGCCGTGCAGCGCGTGGGCCGCTCGGGGCACCGGGTGGGCGCGACGCGCCAGGGCGTTTTTTTTCCGCTGTCCGACCTGGAGACCGCCCTGGCCGGGGTCATGGCCCGGGCCGTGGCCGCAGGCGACATTGAGGACATCTCCGTGGTCATGCGGCCGCTCGACGTCCTGGCTCAGGTGATCCTGTCCATGACCGCGCACGAGGCCGTGTCCGTGGACCGGTTATTCGAGCAGGTACGCTGCGCCGCCCCCTATCACGATCTGCCGCGCCGCCAGTTCGACCTGGTGCTTTCCATGCTGGCCGGGCGCTACGGCGAGTCCCGGCCCCGGGAGCTGGCGGCCAGGGTGTTCCACGACCGGGTGGCGGGCACGGTGCGCGCCCGGCCCGGGGCGGCGCTGGCCATTTACGCCTCGGGCGGGGTGATTCCGGATCGGGGCACATTTACTGCCCGGGTGGCCGGGGAGGGCCCGTCCCGGGGGGTGGTGGCCGAACTGGACGAGGAATTCGTGTTCGAGGCCAGGCTGGGGCAGGCCTTTGCCGCAGGCGGCCAGGGCTGGCGCATCGAGCGCATCACCCCGGCCGAGGTGCTCGTGTCCCCGGCCCCGGCCGCGTCTGCGGCCCCGCCGTTCTGGCACGGCGATCAGCGGGGCTGGGACGCCCATTTTGCGTCCCGGGTGGGGGAGTTCTTCCAGTGGGCCGAAGAGCGCCTGGGGCGTGGGGCCGGTGCGGACGATCCGGACTTTCTGGCCGATCTGGCCCGGGACTATCACCTGGAGCCCCATGCCGCCCGGGTGCTGGCCGGGGCCCTGGCGGCCCAGCGGAAGGCGACCCGGGCCCCCCTGCCGCATCCGGCCCACATCGTGGTGGAGCATACGGCCACGGGCCCGGGCGGCGTGCCCGGGCGGCAGACCATCCTGCACATGCCGCTTGGGCTTCGCGTCAACCGGACCATGGCCCTGGTCCTGGAGGCGGCCTATGCCGACAGGCTGGGGCAGGAGGTGCGCAGCCACGCCGCCAACGAGGGCGTGGCCCTGGTCTGTCCCGACGCATCCGGCGACATGGATGCGCAACGGCTTTTTTCCCTGGTGTCCCCGGCCGACGTGGAAGGGCTTTTGCGGCGCAGGCTGGAGGGCTCCCAGGAGTTCGGCGCGGCCTTTCGCGAGGCGGCCTGGCGTTCCCTGGTGCTTGGCCGGTCGAAGATCGGCAGGCGTATGCCGCTTTGGATCACCCGCCTTGCGTCCCAGAAGCTTTTTGCAGCGGTCAGGGATCTTGCGGATTTCCCCCTGGTCATCGAGGCCTGGCGGACCTGCCTGACCGAGCGTTTCGACGTGCCCGGGCTGGTGCGGGTGCTGGCGGGTCTGCAAAGCGGCGGGGTCGCCTGGACCGAAACCCGCACCGTGCTGCAAAGCCCCCTGGCCCGGGACATGGTTTGGCGGGTGGTGGCCGGGTTCATGTACGCCGGGGATCAGTCCGGCTCTCCGGCGGCCACGGGCGTCTCCCCGGATCTGGTGGCCGAGGCGGCGGTCGATGCCGCGCTACGGCCCCAGGCCACGGCCGAGGCGGTCGCGCGGCTGGGGGAGCTTGTGCGGCGCACGGCCCCGGGGCATTCCCCGGGGAGCGGCGAGGAGCTTTTGCAGCATGCCGTGGAGCGGCTGGCCATCCCCCTGGGCGAATGGCAGGCGCTATTGCAGGCCATGTCCCGGGATCACGGGCTTTCCCCGGGAGATCTGGAGCGCCAGCTTTCGGACAGGCTGGTGCGCATCCCCCTGTCCGGGGGCGAACCCCGGGCCGGGATGCTGGTTGTGGCCGTGGAGAATCTGCCCCGGCTACGCGCAGCGCGGATTTTGGACGGGCCGCCCGCTGCCCCGGTTTTGCCATCTGCGCCGGATGCTGACGAAACGCCCGATCTGGCTGATTTGCCAGAGCTGTCCGAGCTTGATGACGCGCCGAATGCGGAGGATACGGCCATAGAGGTGCTGGCCGAGTGGCTGCGTTTTTACGGTCCCGTGGACCCGGATTTTGCCTCCCGGACCCTGGGGCTTGCTCCCGGACGCGGCCAGGCGATGCTTTCCGCCCTGGTACGGGATGGTTCGCTGGTGGTCGGGCGGCTGGTTTCCGGCGGCGGCAGCGGGGACGTGTGCGACACGGCCAATTTCGAACGCCTGCTGCGCCTTGGCCGCTCCCTGGCCGCCCCCGGGTGCGGGCCGTGCCCCTGTCCCGGTTGA
- the pdxA gene encoding 4-hydroxythreonine-4-phosphate dehydrogenase PdxA has protein sequence MERARMKTVLITLGDSNGLGPELVCRHFLEGASPVDGRYLLIGPETALTWHVARLGGGRFWERLAAPQQAASRDAGVYLYVPERLEGMAVLPGVENVSGGLAAGLSLDVACDLLMGRLAGAIVTGPLSKLALNRAGFAFPGHTEFLAERAGVGPEGVCMHLCGPRLRVSLATTHPPLRQVPDLITRERILTCLRLTHGFVTALGLKTPIAVCGVNPHAGEGGLLGREEIEVVEPAMAEARGEGIDAVGPLPADTVFFRAAAGEFSAVLAMYHDQGLGPLKLLHFHECVNVTLGLPFIRTSVGHGTGFGLVGTGKADLGSFRAAVELARTLLAAG, from the coding sequence ATGGAGCGAGCCCGCATGAAGACCGTGCTCATCACCCTGGGCGATTCCAACGGCCTGGGTCCGGAACTGGTGTGCCGCCATTTTTTGGAAGGCGCCAGTCCCGTGGACGGCCGCTATCTGCTTATCGGGCCGGAAACGGCCCTTACCTGGCATGTGGCCCGCCTGGGCGGGGGACGGTTCTGGGAGCGCCTGGCCGCCCCGCAACAGGCAGCCTCCCGGGACGCCGGGGTGTACCTGTACGTGCCCGAGCGGCTGGAGGGCATGGCCGTTTTGCCGGGGGTGGAGAACGTCAGCGGCGGACTGGCCGCCGGACTTTCCCTGGACGTCGCCTGCGACTTGCTCATGGGGCGTCTGGCCGGGGCCATCGTGACCGGCCCCTTGAGCAAGCTGGCGCTCAACCGGGCCGGGTTCGCCTTCCCGGGACATACCGAGTTTCTGGCCGAGCGGGCCGGAGTCGGCCCCGAAGGGGTGTGCATGCACCTGTGCGGGCCGCGCCTGCGGGTCAGCCTGGCCACCACACATCCGCCCCTGCGGCAGGTTCCGGACCTCATCACCCGTGAGCGTATCCTGACCTGCCTGCGCCTGACCCACGGCTTCGTCACCGCCCTGGGCCTGAAAACCCCCATCGCGGTGTGCGGGGTCAATCCCCATGCCGGGGAGGGCGGGCTGCTTGGCCGGGAGGAGATCGAGGTGGTGGAACCGGCCATGGCCGAGGCCCGGGGCGAGGGCATCGACGCCGTGGGGCCGCTTCCGGCGGACACGGTTTTTTTCCGGGCCGCCGCGGGCGAATTCTCCGCCGTCCTGGCCATGTACCACGATCAGGGTCTTGGGCCGCTGAAGCTTCTGCACTTCCACGAATGCGTCAACGTGACGCTGGGGCTTCCCTTCATCCGGACCTCCGTGGGGCATGGCACGGGGTTTGGGCTCGTGGGCACGGGCAAGGCCGACCTGGGCAGCTTCCGGGCGGCGGTGGAGTTGGCCCGGACCCTTCTGGCCGCCGGGTAA
- the ispD gene encoding 2-C-methyl-D-erythritol 4-phosphate cytidylyltransferase: MSNTPQPNVWAVIVAAGNGSRLAAAGASAPKQFLTFAGRPLFWHAAQALAACPALAGLVLVFPADRLDEATALARQCAADDGLRLPLVAVAGGARRQDSVLAGLSALPPDCRHVLVHDAARPFADPALVGRVVQALMSGHAAVVPGVAVTDTITRVSPDGMALETLPREELVAVQTPQGFALASLLAAHEAARADGFTATDDASMTSRIGIAVHVVEGSPDNAKVTHPADLALLSRRTPPAAPRIPVVGHGYDVHRYAGPNETTAANARPMKLGGVPIAGGPMVLAHSDGDVLLHAITDALLGCLALGDIGTLFPDTDPALSGLESGIFLSEVLMKLARADMALVHVDATIIAQIPKIAPHREHIRRNLASLLGLDPSRVGLKATTEEGLGFTGEKRGIKAVALATVLRPA; this comes from the coding sequence ATGTCCAATACGCCCCAACCGAATGTCTGGGCCGTGATCGTGGCCGCCGGGAACGGCTCCCGGCTGGCTGCGGCCGGGGCCAGCGCCCCCAAGCAGTTTCTGACCTTCGCCGGTCGTCCCCTGTTCTGGCATGCCGCCCAGGCCCTGGCCGCCTGTCCGGCCCTGGCCGGGCTGGTGCTGGTCTTTCCCGCTGACCGTCTGGACGAGGCCACGGCCCTGGCCCGGCAATGCGCCGCAGACGACGGCCTGCGACTGCCGCTGGTCGCCGTGGCCGGCGGGGCGCGCCGCCAGGACTCGGTCCTGGCCGGGCTGTCCGCCCTGCCCCCCGATTGCCGCCACGTCCTGGTCCATGACGCGGCCCGGCCCTTCGCCGACCCGGCCCTGGTCGGCCGGGTGGTCCAGGCCCTTATGTCCGGCCACGCGGCGGTCGTCCCCGGGGTGGCCGTCACCGACACCATCACCCGGGTGTCCCCGGACGGCATGGCCCTGGAGACCCTGCCCCGGGAGGAGCTTGTGGCCGTGCAGACCCCCCAGGGCTTTGCCCTGGCCTCCCTTCTGGCCGCCCACGAGGCCGCCCGGGCCGATGGATTCACGGCCACGGACGACGCCTCCATGACCTCGCGCATCGGCATTGCCGTGCATGTGGTGGAAGGCTCGCCGGACAACGCCAAGGTCACCCATCCCGCCGATCTGGCCCTGCTCTCCCGGCGCACGCCCCCTGCCGCGCCGCGCATTCCCGTGGTGGGCCACGGCTACGACGTGCATCGCTACGCCGGGCCAAACGAGACCACGGCGGCCAACGCCCGGCCCATGAAGCTCGGCGGCGTCCCCATCGCTGGCGGCCCCATGGTCCTGGCCCACTCCGACGGCGACGTGCTCCTGCACGCCATAACCGACGCCCTGCTGGGCTGCCTGGCCTTGGGAGACATCGGGACGCTTTTCCCGGACACGGACCCGGCCCTCTCCGGCCTGGAATCGGGCATATTTTTAAGCGAAGTGCTGATGAAACTGGCCCGGGCGGACATGGCCCTGGTCCATGTGGACGCCACCATCATCGCCCAGATCCCCAAGATCGCCCCCCACCGGGAGCACATCCGGCGCAACCTGGCCTCGCTTTTGGGGCTTGACCCGTCCCGGGTGGGGCTTAAGGCCACCACCGAGGAAGGACTGGGGTTTACCGGGGAAAAACGCGGCATCAAAGCCGTGGCCCTGGCCACGGTCCTGCGCCCGGCCTGA